A single region of the Fusarium fujikuroi IMI 58289 draft genome, chromosome FFUJ_chr05 genome encodes:
- a CDS encoding probable ASP3-1-L-asparaginase II, translated as MSPSLQSLLALTTLVGSALASPLPEIPQLLTRAVSDFECYNASLPNITIYATGGTIAGSAGSSDQTTGYKAGALGIKTLIDAVPQLCNVSNVRGVQIANVDSGDINSTILTTLAHRIQDDLDSDHMQGVVVTHGTDTLEESSFFLDLTVKSEKPVVLVGSMRPATALSADGPLNLLSAVRLASSKSAMGRGAMIVLNDKIASARYTIKTNANSLDTFKAEDQGYLGSFENVEPIFWYPATRPLGHHYFNISTSSTKTALPQVDVLYGHQETDPKLFQEAIENGAEGIVLAGLGAGGWPDKAVDEIKKVLNETEIPVVVSRRTAWGYVDERPFGIGAGYLNPSKSRIQLQLALEKKLSIEEIKDIFEYAS; from the coding sequence CGCTCTCACAACCCTTGTAGGCTCGGCCCTCGCTTCGCCTCTCCCCGAGATACCCCAGCTCCTCACCCGCGCAGTCAGCGACTTTGAGTGCTACAACGCCAGTCTtcccaacatcaccatctacGCCACCGGCGGCACAATCGCCGGTTCAGCTGGGTCTTCTGACCAGACTACGGGCTACAAGGCTGGTGCTTTGGGTATCAAGACTTTGATCGACGCTGTTCCCCAATTATGCAACGTCTCCAATGTTCGGGGCGTGCAGATCGCCAATGTTGATAGTGGAGACATCAATTCTACTATTCTGACCACTTTGGCGCATCGCATTCAGGATGATCTTGATAGTGATCATATGCAGGGTGTTGTTGTGACTCATGGCACCGATACCCTCGAGGAGtcgtctttcttcttggatCTTACCGTCAAGAGCGAGAAGCCTGTTGTTTTGGTGGGCTCTATGCGCCCTGCTACTGCTCTCTCCGCTGATGGccctctcaacctcctctcTGCCGTCAGACtcgccagcagcaagagcgCTATGGGTCGAGGAGCAATGATCGTCCTCAACGATAAGATTGCTTCTGCGCGATACACCATCAAGACAAACGCCAACTCCCTCGATACCTTCAAGGCCGAGGATCAAGGCTATCTCGGCTCCTTTGAGAACGTCGAGCCTATCTTCTGGTACCCCGCCACTCGACCTCTCGGTCATCACTACTTCAATATCAGCACCAGCTCCACCAAGACTGCTCTTCCCCAAGTCGATGTTCTGTACGGTCATCAAGAGACTGACCCTAAGCTTTTCCAAGAAGCTATTGAGAACGGTGCTGAGGGTATTGTTCTCGCTGGTCTTGGCGCCGGAGGTTGGCCTGAtaaggctgttgatgagatcaagaaggttcTCAACGAGACTGAGATTCCTGTCGTTGTTAGCCGACGTACTGCCTGGGGATATGTTGATGAGCGGCCCTTCGGTATTGGAGCTGGATACTTGAATCCTTCGAAGTCACGCATTCAGCTCCAACTTGctttggagaagaagctgtccattgaggagatcaaggacatTTTTGAGTATGCTTCTTAG
- a CDS encoding related to 2-3-cyclic-nucleotide 3-phosphodiesterase, producing MSPKRDAAVFGPKLRKAHANVGRYLATGYVSELIGLEDYAIPHVQGHKTTGYYLRNEATTSIIALMRGGEPMAFGVSEVFPQAMFIHASSVGDVKMHHVQGQSNVILVDSVVNSSKSVTEFIKRVVRLEPNINITVVAGVVQAEAIAEDYLFAKVMRRHGAGLVALRVSENKFTGTETTDTGNRLFNTTHLG from the coding sequence ATGTCGCCCAAACGCGACGCTGCAGTGTTTGGCCCAAAGCTCCGAAAAGCACACGCCAATGTCGGGCGATATCTCGCCACCGGGTATGTATCTGAGCTCATTGGTCTTGAGGACTACGCCATTCCACACGTGCAGGGCCACAAGACAACCGGGTACTATCTGCGCAACGAAGCTACTACTTCGATCATCGCTTTGATGCGCGGTGGTGAGCCGATGGCATTCGGCGTTAGCGAAGTGTTCCCACAAGCCATGTTCATCCATGCGTCTAGCGTTGGAGACGTGAAGATGCATCATGTCCAAGGACAGTCAAATGTGATCTTGGTGGATTCAGtggtcaacagcagcaagagcgTGACTGAGTTCATCAAGCGCGTTGTGCGTCTTGagcccaacatcaacattaCAGTCGTTGCGGGCGTAGTTCAGGCTGAGGCGATCGCCGAGGACTATCTGTTCGCCAAGGTGATGAGACGACACGGCGCTGGATTGGTTGCGCTTCGAGTTTCGGAGAACAAATTCACAGGAACTGAGACGACTGACACTGGGAATCGGCTGTTCAACACGACTCACTTGGGTTAG
- a CDS encoding related to heterokaryon incompatibility protein (het-6OR allele): MFSYDSASTGGGLGPTQIRLLHLLPGKDNNNSIECRLEAIAFEESPVYEALSYCWGDSTQLQEIKCNGEAFNVTESLFCALQHLRDGQMERTLWIDAICINQNDMEERQSQVKLMKDIYTKSDRVVIWLGPDPASDGVNHLFEMVPTIPNLPGPQLSKKERTFFEMNVFDADRWHQDEDRNPSEVPDHSKKDFVIPQEVAKGAIAVLTRAWWSRIWTVQEMVLAPSAIIMCGHLAAPLSDVRRACADVLMHAVSDAFDTGDDDVLLNFGDLFDDPNGTIYMATMRLHSSVSAKMELGKLLCFLRWLRAKDPRDKVYGSLGIAASTYGIEPDYTISTVECYTRATFSIISGSRSLDIFSALRRPSCIESTLAGLPSWVPDWSYDFSSVPDEDKGPSAINNPIIRENVRTPMMLEMADSFPEWKASGSNMPFTAGLSSDGKILTLRGIILDELSCVGDKLEYPWPGPELQSENVVKEAIHDFKRNWRIYGSIGAAMDTIKGWQDLAFKNKDFQTISGETRMDAFLTTLLSDRIRLSADRRKVLDYLKGSIGTSFKMNSSGTVMNHLHLPHMAPKLYHRLLGFGKICSIDDSEVLSFGKSFTDVQLAFDQRMATTRSGYLCMLPWPARVGDRIALLRGGRTPYVLRKVGESWKIIGDCYVHGIMSGEAWSDGKCVDIEIV; encoded by the coding sequence ATGTTTTCTTATGACAGCGCAAGCACAGGAGGCGGGCTCGGCCCAACGCAGATCCGTCTCCTCCATCTACTTCCAGGAAAAGACAACAACAATTCGATTGAATGTCGACTTGAAGCTATCGCATTCGAAGAAAGTCCAGTGTATGAGGCTCTTTCGTACTGCTGGGGCGATAGTACTCAGCTTCAGGAGATAAAGTGCAACGGTGAGGCATTTAACGTCACCGAAAGTCTGTTCTGTGCACTGCAGCACTTGAGGGACGGACAAATGGAGCGGACACTATGGATCGATGCCATTTGTATCAACCAGAATGATATGGAGGAGCGGCAATCTCAAGTCAAACTCATGAAAGACATATATACCAAATCAGACAGGGTAGTTATCTGGCTTGGTCCCGATCCCGCCTCCGATGGAGTCAACCACTTGTTCGAAATGGTGCCAACGATTCCAAATCTTCCCGGCCCTCAGTTGAGCAAAAAAGAGAGAACTTTTTTCGAGATGAACGTATTTGATGCTGATCGCTGGCATCAAGACGAGGACAGAAATCCCTCCGAAGTTCCGGATCATAGTAAGAAGGATTTCGTTATACCTCAAGAGGTTGCAAAGGGCGCGATCGCTGTATTAACAAGAGCATGGTGGTCAAGGATTTGGACCGTCCAGGAGATGGTTCTAGCTCCCAGTGCGATCATCATGTGCGGCCATTTAGCTGCTCCGTTATCAGATGTCCGACGTGCGTGCGCTGATGTTCTTATGCACGCAGTCAGCGACGCCTTTGACactggcgatgatgatgttctaCTAAATTTTGGAGACCTGTTTGACGACCCCAATGGCACAATATACATGGCCACGATGCGGCTGCATAGCAGTGTCAGTGCGAAAATGGAGCTTGGGAAGCTGCTCTGCTTCCTTAGATGGTTGAGAGCTAAAGACCCAAGGGACAAGGTTTATGGCTCTTTGGGTATTGCCGCGTCAACATACGGCATTGAGCCGGACTATACTATTTCCACTGTCGAATGCTACACACGTGCGACATTTAGCATCATAAGCGGTAGCCGATCACTGGATATTTTCAGTGCTCTACGAAGGCCATCCTGCATAGAGAGTACCTTGGCAGGCCTGCCATCGTGGGTCCCTGACTGGAGTTATGACTTCTCTAGTGTTCCGGATGAGGATAAGGGACCCTCGGCTATCAACAATCCTATTATAAGGGAAAATGTTCGTACCCCAATGATGCTAGAAATGGCGGATTCGTTTCCCGAGTGGAAGGCTTCCGGATCAAACATGCCCTTCACTGCAGGACTTTCAAGCGATGGCAAAATACTGACACTCAGAGGTATTATCCTGGACGAGTTAAGTTGCGTTGGGGACAAGCTCGAATACCCCTGGCCAGGACCTGAACTACAATCCGAGAATGTGGTCAAGGAGGCGATTCACGATTTCAAGAGAAACTGGAGAATCTATGGGTCTATTGGAGCTGCCATGGACACTATTAAAGGCTGGCAAGATTTGGCTTTCaaaaataaagattttcAAACAATATCCGGAGAAACCCGAATGGACGCTTTCCTCACAACGTTGCTGAGCGACAGGATTCGTCTCAGTGCTGATCGACGGAAAGTCTTGGACTATCTTAAAGGGAGCATAGGAACTAGCTTCAAGATGAACAGTAGCGGTACTGTTATGAAtcaccttcatcttccacaCATGGCACCGAAACTATATCACAGACTACTAGGATTTGGAAAGATATGCAGTATCGATGACAGCGAAGTGCTCTCGTTCGGCAAGTCCTTCACTGACGTGCAACTGGCGTTTGACCAAAGAATGGCAACGACGAGATCGGGGTATCTCTGCATGCTTCCTTGGCCTGCGCGAGTTGGTGATCGGATTGCGCTACTTCGAGGTGGAAGAACACCGTATGTGCTGCGGAAGGTGGGGGAGAGTTGGAAGATTATCGGAGACTGCTACGTTCATGGCATCATGTCTGGCGAGGCATGGAGTGATGGCAAGTGtgttgatattgagattGTCTGA
- a CDS encoding related to integral membrane protein, with protein sequence MGNKRLHIRAAFHELQAVNNSNTEFTRTSKEACGIPPMNQYVEFQVTGIIMTTLAFVFYILRVTCKILGPTFWGIDDTLISVSAAVLSPICVFYQLLLEQGLGKDFENLSHRQVATFFRVSTKLRFLARYSKTQYFFAFGLLYHIALTCIKTSILLLYLQIFPDETFRRVVKWTVACNALFGLTFVVLTLIQAPVLLGIWKAWEDKTIGESMHYISWPSLVQACLNLALDIWMLILPISQLYKMGLKIRKKLGVIAMFSVGIFLTIVCALKLYKMVEYITDISKSTQNGNDVIFWSYIELCVGITVSCMPHTRQLTRAVLHRLQSNGCGIRSSGSDGPFITRSIETITQVSSPLDTVVLHDEGNLLTKS encoded by the exons ATGGGTAATAAACGACTTCACATTCGGGCAGCATTTCATGAGCTTCAGGCTGTTAACAATAGTAACACAGAATTTACACGGACTTCCAAAGAGGCATGCGGCATTCCTCCGATGAACCAATACGTCGAGTTCCAAGTCACTGGCATAATCATGACGACGCTGGCCTTTGTCTTTTACATCCTGCGAGTTACATGCAAAATCCTTGGGCCGACTTTTTGGGGCATAGACGATACACTTATTTCAGTATCAGCA GCCGTTTTGAGTCCTATTTGCGTGTTCTACCAATTAT TGCTAGAACAGGGTTTAGGCAAAGATTTTGAAAACCTGTCGCATCGCCAAGTAGCAACGTTCTTCAGAGTAAGCACTAAGCTTCGGTTCTTAGCTCGTTATTCTAAGACTCAGTACTTCTTTGCATTCGGACTACTTTACCACATTGCCCTAACATGTATAAAAACCTCCATTTTACTTTTGTATCTTCAGATCTTCCCAGACGAAACCTTCCGGAGAGTGGTCAAGTGGACTGTGGCATGCAATGCCCTGTTTGGACTGACATTTGTAGTGCTCACTTTGATACAAGCACCCGTGCTCTTGGGTATATGGAAGGCATGGGAAGATAAGACGATCGGCGAGAGTATGCATTACATATCGTGGCCATCGCTGGTGCAGGCTTGTTTGAATCTAGCCCTGGATATCTGGATGCTTATCTTGCCGATTTCTCAGTTATACAAAATGGGGCTGAAGATCCGTAAGAAGCTAGGTGTAATAGCAATGTTTAGTGTTGGCATATT CTTGACTATTGTTTGTGCTCTCAAGCTATATAAAATGGTAGAGTACATTACCGATATAAGCAAGTCAA CCCAAAACGGAAACGATGTCATCTTCTGGTCTTACATCGAACTCTGTGTGGGAATCACGGTATCTTGCATGCCTCATACACGCCAGCTTACACGAGCGGTGCTGCATAGGTTGCAATCGAATGGATGTGGTATTAGGAGCTCTGGGAGCGATGGTCCCTTCATCACACGGTCTATTGAAACAATAACCCAGGTTTCGTCTCCTCTGGATACAGTAgttcttcatgatgaaggAAATCTTCTTACGAAATCATAG